In a single window of the candidate division WOR-3 bacterium genome:
- the mutL gene encoding DNA mismatch repair endonuclease MutL, translating into MAKIKVLQEDVVRKIAAGEVIIRPVSVVKELIENSLDAHAQKISVELKNGGKDLIKVIDDGEGMSREDVRLAISRHATSKITSIDDLLKLRTYGFRGEALASIAAVSRLKIETNDNDVYSTGTYILVEGGEIKEIKEISRTRGTTVTVETLFYNLPVRRNFLKSDSYELKLIVELVAVYTIAHPQLHFTLISDGKELFTLPRVQTYKDRLKYFVDKPTFSNLIEFKYSNPLLSFFGVISLPEAAKNYAEIQQIYFNLRPVKNRTASKAIYDGYAGRLMGRNPSFVVFFETDPKNLDVNIHPTKTEVRFTDEKFLYDFVSQAIKKTLGLKDREELPENLLYQDQINFTENRRLEFWQLHGTYIFAQIPSGYCIIDQHAASERIIFEDILKKDEPVKTQGLLFPIILELSPEEFVIYEEIKAILSSLGIESKAFSNFSVVIEAVPANSNLSKEDLKEFFAELAHGDRQEITQKEVIAQKVACKCAIKANQILSQAEIETLINRLFACRDPYFCPHGRPTVIKITREELDRKFGR; encoded by the coding sequence ATGGCTAAAATCAAAGTCTTACAAGAAGATGTAGTACGAAAAATTGCCGCGGGCGAGGTAATTATTCGTCCAGTATCAGTAGTAAAAGAGTTAATTGAAAATTCACTAGATGCTCACGCACAAAAAATTTCCGTTGAATTAAAAAACGGCGGGAAGGACTTGATTAAAGTAATAGATGATGGGGAAGGTATGTCGCGCGAAGATGTTAGGTTAGCAATTTCCAGACACGCAACAAGCAAGATTACCTCGATTGATGATTTACTAAAATTAAGAACTTATGGATTTCGTGGCGAAGCATTAGCAAGCATCGCGGCCGTGTCAAGACTTAAAATTGAAACCAACGATAATGATGTATATTCAACCGGAACTTACATTTTGGTTGAAGGCGGCGAGATCAAAGAGATTAAAGAAATTTCTCGTACCCGCGGCACGACAGTAACAGTAGAAACTCTATTTTATAATCTTCCGGTGCGACGAAATTTTTTGAAATCGGATAGTTATGAGTTAAAACTTATTGTAGAACTTGTAGCCGTATATACTATCGCACATCCTCAATTACATTTCACATTAATTTCCGACGGCAAAGAACTTTTTACACTCCCTAGGGTCCAGACATATAAAGATCGATTGAAATATTTTGTAGACAAGCCAACATTTAGTAATTTAATTGAATTTAAGTACTCTAACCCATTGCTTAGTTTTTTTGGTGTAATATCTTTACCCGAAGCAGCAAAAAATTACGCCGAGATTCAGCAGATTTATTTTAATTTACGACCAGTTAAAAACCGAACGGCAAGCAAAGCAATATATGACGGCTACGCCGGCCGACTTATGGGACGCAATCCCTCCTTTGTGGTGTTTTTTGAGACTGATCCAAAAAATTTAGATGTGAATATCCATCCCACTAAAACAGAAGTGCGGTTTACTGATGAAAAATTTTTGTACGATTTCGTGTCCCAGGCCATAAAAAAGACACTTGGACTAAAAGATCGGGAAGAATTACCGGAAAACTTATTATATCAAGACCAAATAAATTTTACGGAAAACAGGCGATTAGAGTTTTGGCAATTGCATGGAACTTATATTTTCGCTCAAATTCCATCGGGTTATTGTATTATTGATCAGCATGCAGCATCGGAGCGAATTATTTTTGAAGACATATTAAAAAAAGATGAACCAGTTAAAACCCAAGGATTACTTTTTCCAATAATCTTGGAATTGTCACCCGAGGAATTCGTAATTTACGAGGAAATTAAGGCTATTTTAAGTAGTCTTGGAATTGAAAGTAAGGCGTTTAGTAATTTCTCGGTTGTAATCGAAGCGGTTCCCGCCAATAGTAATTTATCAAAAGAAGACTTAAAGGAATTTTTTGCAGAACTTGCTCATGGTGATCGTCAAGAAATTACTCAGAAAGAAGTGATTGCACAAAAGGTTGCTTGTAAGTGTGCAATAAAAGCTAATCAAATACTTTCTCAAGCAGAAATTGAAACGTTAATTAATAGGCTGTTTGCTTGTCGTGACCCGTACTTCTGTCCCCACGGTCGTCCAACCGTTATTAAAATAACCCGCGAAGAATTAGATCGCAAGTTCGGTCGTTAG
- the miaA gene encoding tRNA (adenosine(37)-N6)-dimethylallyltransferase MiaA, which produces MKIFALVGPTGVGKTAISINLARKYNIEIISVDSRQIYKHLDIGTAKPPAEIRRTIKFHMIDIIDVDKIFSAGEFARECKKLIYALSKAGRNFILVGGSGLYFKALFEPLFESPPRDLGLREKLAQVPTEQLHAKLQKIDPVWADRISPHDRQRIIRALEIYEQTQRPISYHITRKVNSEFVPYYVGITMNRVRLYQLINQRFDDMISKGLINEIQTILKMGYSENLNALKSIGYKEIIGYLQGKYSLQEAIRLAKRNSRMYAKRQLTWFKRMPGIRWIEYTNLEETTERVAYEYEKYLSEREMNN; this is translated from the coding sequence ATGAAAATATTTGCTCTAGTTGGCCCCACAGGCGTCGGTAAAACTGCAATTAGTATTAACTTAGCCCGAAAATACAATATAGAAATAATTTCGGTCGATTCCAGACAGATCTATAAACACTTAGACATCGGTACCGCTAAACCTCCCGCAGAAATTCGAAGGACGATAAAATTCCATATGATAGATATTATCGACGTCGACAAAATATTTTCAGCTGGCGAGTTTGCTCGAGAATGCAAAAAATTAATTTATGCATTAAGTAAAGCTGGACGAAATTTTATTTTGGTTGGGGGATCTGGACTATATTTCAAGGCACTTTTTGAGCCTCTTTTTGAATCTCCGCCACGGGATCTTGGACTTAGAGAAAAACTTGCCCAGGTGCCAACGGAGCAATTGCATGCCAAACTTCAAAAAATTGATCCAGTTTGGGCTGATCGCATTTCTCCTCACGACCGCCAACGAATTATAAGGGCATTAGAAATCTATGAACAAACCCAGCGACCAATCTCGTATCATATTACGCGTAAAGTAAACAGCGAATTTGTTCCATATTATGTTGGGATTACAATGAACAGGGTAAGACTATATCAGTTGATAAACCAGCGTTTTGATGATATGATAAGTAAGGGGCTGATAAACGAGATTCAAACAATTTTAAAAATGGGATATTCAGAAAATCTAAACGCGTTAAAAAGTATCGGGTATAAAGAAATTATAGGATATTTACAGGGCAAGTATTCGCTACAAGAGGCGATTCGCCTTGCGAAAAGAAACTCACGAATGTATGCAAAAAGGCAACTTACTTGGTTTAAACGAATGCCTGGGATTAGGTGGATTGAATATACTAACTTAGAAGAAACCACAGAGCGAGTTGCATACGAATACGAAAAATATTTAAGCGAACGAGAAATGAATAATTGA
- a CDS encoding SLC13 family permease — protein sequence MNYFQFITILVFISVYITIIVFHHFRVWAVSLGILLLIGLKILEPKDIFIYIDWNVLGVLIGTSIVAELFIQSRIPAYLAERLVDRTQNLLSALLVLSSFTGILSAFIENVSTTLIMAPIAFEIATKQKTSPVPFVLGICLSSNLQGTATLVGDPPSMILAAHANMSFNDFFIFNGKPGLFFAVQVGALASLGVLYLLYRNTNKPLIPITPERVVSWIPGVILMLLILSLVVASFFKSKTGNIAGFICLAYAIVSIVYVHVSKKFSRVYGVIRGADFNTLVFLAGIFVLVGALRKTGTVQLLADKIGFLLRDNVFVAYIILILISLIISGFIDNIPYFTAVVGIISNLAKTFNYPIYLLLFGTIIATTVGGNITPIGATANVVGTGLLRKRGYSISFWEFMKTGIPFSLVSTFAASLFIWLFWR from the coding sequence ATGAATTATTTTCAATTTATTACAATTCTAGTTTTTATTTCAGTGTACATAACAATAATTGTCTTCCATCATTTCCGAGTATGGGCCGTATCGTTAGGAATATTATTATTGATCGGTTTAAAAATTTTAGAACCTAAAGACATTTTTATTTATATAGATTGGAATGTACTAGGTGTTTTAATTGGAACAAGTATTGTTGCCGAACTTTTTATTCAATCGCGAATTCCAGCGTATTTGGCTGAGCGTCTTGTTGATCGAACTCAAAACTTACTTTCGGCATTGCTTGTTTTATCTTCATTTACGGGAATTCTTTCGGCATTTATTGAGAATGTTTCTACAACTTTAATAATGGCTCCGATCGCTTTCGAAATTGCAACAAAACAGAAAACATCACCGGTTCCGTTTGTATTAGGAATCTGTTTATCATCAAATCTTCAAGGTACTGCAACATTAGTTGGCGATCCTCCCAGCATGATTTTAGCGGCACATGCTAATATGAGTTTTAATGATTTTTTTATTTTTAATGGCAAACCGGGACTGTTTTTTGCCGTTCAAGTTGGAGCGTTAGCGTCTTTAGGAGTTTTATACCTTTTATACCGTAACACCAATAAACCTTTAATTCCTATTACACCCGAACGAGTGGTTAGCTGGATCCCGGGGGTTATTTTAATGCTTTTAATATTATCTTTAGTTGTTGCTTCATTTTTTAAAAGCAAAACAGGTAACATTGCTGGTTTTATTTGTCTGGCCTACGCTATCGTTTCAATTGTTTATGTCCATGTGTCAAAAAAATTTTCTAGGGTATATGGAGTAATCAGGGGAGCTGATTTCAATACTTTGGTATTCTTAGCCGGCATTTTCGTGTTGGTCGGTGCATTACGAAAAACCGGTACTGTTCAATTGCTGGCAGACAAAATTGGTTTTCTTCTAAGGGATAATGTTTTCGTAGCTTATATTATCCTTATTTTAATTTCCTTGATTATTTCAGGCTTCATCGACAATATTCCTTATTTTACAGCGGTAGTGGGGATAATAAGTAACCTAGCAAAAACCTTTAATTATCCAATATACTTACTTCTTTTCGGTACAATTATTGCAACAACGGTTGGTGGAAATATTACGCCAATTGGTGCAACAGCGAACGTGGTAGGAACAGGACTTTTGCGAAAAAGAGGATATTCAATAAGTTTCTGGGAGTTCATGAAAACAGGTATTCCATTCAGTTTGGTAAGTACATTTGCTGCTTCTTTATTCATATGGCTTTTCTGGCGTTAA
- a CDS encoding TolC family protein, whose protein sequence is MVFTNILSLFIITTYELSLTQCIALAKQYNLELQEVKTNVQIVNSQLKETYSSFYPAIEVSGGYQTFEEKNCQYSWGISSRYTIYRGGTRIWNLKISQLQLKDAKELYRQKENQIILQVKQNFYKIVKLQETEKLLRHILNRRRENLELIALNYESGRESALNLELSRINLEQIEYELQKLKTELKSAKYELATFLNLADTDFVLQNETKIAKIPNLDSMIEIALKKRPELIREDIAEKIYQFQLKTKWANYLPLISFNSSYGGNGQTLPTSRNTWGAGVSLGITLFDGFSREAQINEVKLALKNQSYRKERTKLNIINEVRKAFDMYFNAIQYLEIASRKKSVLTDAYRLTKLQYQQGRTSYFFLEQKENELTQAESDYINALYNLNNAWAQLIYAIGGEIL, encoded by the coding sequence ATGGTTTTTACTAATATTTTATCTTTATTTATAATAACAACCTATGAACTTAGTTTGACTCAATGTATAGCACTAGCTAAACAATATAATCTTGAATTACAAGAAGTTAAAACCAATGTTCAAATTGTCAATTCGCAGCTGAAAGAAACATACAGTAGTTTTTATCCCGCGATCGAGGTTTCAGGTGGATATCAAACTTTTGAAGAAAAAAATTGCCAATACTCCTGGGGAATTTCAAGTCGATACACTATCTATCGGGGCGGCACAAGAATATGGAATTTAAAAATTTCCCAACTGCAGTTAAAAGATGCTAAAGAATTATACCGACAAAAGGAAAATCAAATTATTCTTCAAGTAAAACAAAATTTCTACAAAATCGTAAAATTACAGGAAACCGAAAAGCTTTTAAGACATATTTTAAATCGCCGGAGGGAAAATTTAGAACTTATAGCTCTTAATTACGAAAGCGGCCGGGAATCAGCTCTTAATCTTGAATTATCGAGAATAAATCTTGAACAAATTGAATATGAACTACAGAAATTAAAAACAGAACTTAAATCGGCCAAATACGAACTAGCAACTTTTTTAAATTTAGCAGATACCGATTTTGTTTTGCAGAACGAAACAAAAATCGCAAAAATTCCGAATTTAGACAGCATGATTGAAATTGCTTTGAAGAAACGACCAGAGTTGATTCGGGAAGATATTGCCGAGAAAATATATCAATTTCAATTAAAAACCAAGTGGGCCAATTATTTACCTTTAATAAGTTTTAATTCATCATATGGAGGTAATGGACAAACGCTGCCGACATCGAGAAATACTTGGGGTGCCGGAGTGTCATTAGGGATAACATTATTTGACGGTTTTAGTCGCGAAGCCCAGATTAACGAAGTAAAATTAGCATTAAAAAATCAAAGTTATCGAAAAGAACGCACTAAGCTTAATATTATTAACGAAGTTCGGAAAGCATTTGATATGTACTTTAATGCCATACAGTATTTGGAAATAGCTAGCAGGAAAAAATCAGTACTAACTGATGCTTATCGGCTTACCAAGTTACAATATCAACAGGGGCGTACATCATACTTTTTTTTAGAGCAAAAAGAAAATGAACTTACGCAGGCGGAGTCTGATTATATAAACGCCCTGTATAATTTAAACAACGCATGGGCTCAATTAATATATGCTATAGGGGGAGAAATATTATGA
- a CDS encoding efflux RND transporter periplasmic adaptor subunit, with amino-acid sequence MKKVFFLIVVMVLIVGGVGYIVHRRKANSRAKSTQQEVYEVHRGNLEVKVLATGVIKPYTRVEVKSPTNGRVDQVLVDEGFHVKPGDILAWISNEDRVALLDVARAMLDEAQKTEDDSIIKEAQKSYEIAQRAYKPIPVTNSISGEVIARSCEPGQNVSTQTTLFVISDRLTASVSVDETDIGKIKLGQFATIIVDAFPEEKVLGRVIKIAKEAATVSDVVVYAVIVDPLKVPEHWRSGMTANVEFLVFKKEGVLLIPTKSVKQRGSQKYVITIHNKRQEERLIETGSTDGRNIEVISGLKEGDKVVISQNVFSSKSSSSFQRIQPMMRMIR; translated from the coding sequence ATGAAAAAAGTATTTTTTTTAATCGTCGTCATGGTTTTAATTGTAGGTGGTGTAGGTTATATTGTTCATAGGAGGAAAGCCAACAGTCGAGCTAAAAGTACACAACAAGAAGTATACGAAGTTCATCGAGGTAATCTAGAAGTTAAAGTTCTAGCAACTGGGGTTATAAAACCTTATACACGAGTTGAGGTCAAATCTCCAACAAATGGGCGAGTTGACCAGGTTTTAGTTGATGAAGGGTTTCATGTTAAACCGGGCGATATTTTGGCGTGGATTTCTAATGAAGACCGGGTTGCATTACTTGATGTGGCCCGAGCGATGTTAGATGAAGCTCAAAAAACTGAAGATGATTCTATAATTAAAGAAGCTCAAAAATCCTACGAAATTGCGCAACGCGCTTATAAACCAATTCCAGTTACTAATTCTATTTCTGGTGAAGTAATAGCTCGAAGTTGCGAACCAGGACAAAATGTTTCAACTCAAACAACGCTTTTTGTAATTTCGGACCGCTTGACTGCTTCAGTATCTGTGGACGAAACCGACATTGGTAAAATTAAATTAGGACAATTCGCAACGATTATCGTTGATGCCTTTCCTGAAGAAAAAGTACTAGGTCGGGTGATTAAAATCGCCAAAGAAGCAGCAACGGTCTCTGATGTAGTGGTCTATGCTGTAATAGTCGACCCCCTTAAGGTCCCCGAGCATTGGAGATCGGGTATGACAGCTAATGTTGAATTTCTAGTGTTTAAAAAAGAAGGCGTATTGCTTATACCAACTAAATCGGTGAAACAGCGAGGAAGTCAAAAATATGTTATTACGATACATAACAAACGTCAAGAGGAACGATTAATAGAAACAGGCAGTACTGATGGGCGAAATATTGAAGTTATCTCTGGTCTCAAGGAGGGCGACAAAGTAGTTATAAGTCAGAATGTATTTTCTTCAAAAAGTTCATCGAGTTTTCAGCGTATTCAACCAATGATGAGAATGATCAGATGA
- a CDS encoding ABC transporter permease, translating to MIKLKELSKIYQLGKISVPALSNINLCINTGEFVAIMGPSGSGKSTLLNILGLLDIPTTGDYYLDGVNISKFSEKELAKLRNQKIGFVFQNYNLLPRLSAFANVELPLIYSGNNERRERVINALKKVNLLERAYHRPTEMSGGEQQRVAIARALVNNPTLILADEPTGNLDSKSGEEIMKILTELNHQGITIIMVTHDEHVASYANRIIRLKDGQIIKDEIIRPQDTKKISSFIDQKSRRYFSFAELKENLLMAISSIFVNKLRSFLTMLGIIVGVSAVIAMIAIGQGASTQVTQRISQMGANLLMIFPGSSQRGPVRGPGGGITTLTYEDAIAIARECQYVQKIDAIFSRNAQVVYGNKNTNTLIQGVTENFPEIRNFPVENGSFITEEDNRYMRRVAVLGKTVVRNLFGDENPIGQYIKIRRTIFQVIGVMSTKGTTGWRDEDDVVFVPLRTAQKRLFGVDYVTTINVMTVSQDVMEKAEKEITQLLRMRHKIREGEDNDFTIRSQKEILSTMQETARTFTLLLASIAIVSLIVGGIGIMNIMLVSVTERTREIGIRKAIGAQKRDILGQFLIESIIMSLTGGILGIIVGILASKLTSHLAGWPTLITPQAVILSFSFAFAVGFFFGFYPARKAANLNPIDALRYE from the coding sequence ATGATAAAGCTTAAAGAGCTTAGTAAAATTTATCAGCTAGGCAAGATATCTGTTCCAGCTCTTAGTAATATCAATCTCTGTATAAATACTGGAGAATTTGTTGCTATTATGGGGCCTTCGGGTTCCGGAAAGTCTACTTTGTTAAATATTCTAGGTTTATTAGATATTCCCACAACAGGTGATTATTATCTCGACGGAGTTAATATAAGTAAATTTTCTGAAAAGGAACTAGCAAAACTCCGTAACCAAAAAATCGGTTTTGTTTTTCAGAATTATAATTTACTCCCTCGTTTATCAGCGTTTGCTAATGTTGAACTGCCGCTAATTTATTCTGGCAATAACGAAAGAAGAGAAAGAGTAATTAATGCCTTAAAGAAAGTGAATCTTTTAGAACGAGCTTACCATCGTCCTACTGAAATGTCTGGTGGCGAACAACAACGAGTTGCAATTGCGCGGGCCTTGGTGAATAATCCGACATTGATTCTTGCCGATGAGCCCACAGGAAACTTAGATTCTAAATCCGGCGAAGAAATAATGAAAATTCTTACCGAACTAAATCATCAGGGCATTACTATTATTATGGTTACGCATGACGAACATGTGGCTTCATATGCCAACCGGATCATTCGATTAAAAGATGGACAAATTATAAAAGACGAAATTATTAGACCACAAGATACAAAGAAAATCAGTAGTTTTATTGACCAAAAAAGTCGTCGCTATTTTAGTTTTGCCGAACTTAAAGAAAACTTATTAATGGCCATTTCTTCAATTTTTGTTAACAAATTACGGAGTTTTCTTACAATGCTAGGAATTATTGTTGGGGTTTCAGCGGTAATTGCCATGATCGCAATAGGCCAGGGGGCTAGCACCCAAGTGACCCAGAGAATTAGCCAAATGGGTGCAAACCTTTTAATGATTTTTCCAGGTTCATCGCAACGTGGCCCGGTACGCGGTCCCGGGGGCGGTATCACCACTTTAACATATGAAGACGCCATAGCAATAGCTCGAGAATGCCAATATGTACAGAAAATTGATGCCATTTTTTCTCGAAACGCACAAGTTGTATATGGTAATAAAAATACCAACACCTTGATTCAGGGTGTTACAGAAAATTTTCCTGAAATACGAAATTTTCCTGTAGAAAATGGTTCATTTATCACTGAGGAAGACAATCGTTATATGCGTCGAGTTGCGGTATTGGGAAAAACAGTGGTAAGAAATCTTTTTGGCGATGAAAATCCAATAGGACAATATATAAAAATAAGACGCACAATTTTTCAAGTAATTGGTGTGATGAGCACCAAGGGGACTACAGGATGGCGCGACGAAGACGATGTGGTATTTGTACCACTCCGAACTGCTCAAAAGCGGCTCTTTGGGGTTGATTATGTTACTACGATCAATGTAATGACTGTTTCGCAGGATGTTATGGAAAAAGCTGAAAAAGAAATCACCCAGCTTCTTAGAATGCGACATAAAATAAGAGAAGGTGAAGATAATGATTTTACAATTCGTTCTCAAAAAGAAATTTTATCTACGATGCAAGAGACTGCACGAACATTTACATTGCTTTTAGCTAGTATTGCTATTGTGAGTTTAATTGTAGGTGGTATTGGCATTATGAATATCATGCTGGTATCAGTGACTGAACGGACTCGTGAAATCGGGATAAGAAAAGCCATTGGTGCTCAAAAACGAGATATTTTGGGACAGTTTCTTATTGAATCTATTATTATGTCATTAACCGGCGGAATATTAGGAATAATTGTGGGAATTTTAGCAAGTAAATTAACCAGTCATTTAGCTGGTTGGCCAACCCTAATTACACCTCAGGCCGTTATTCTTTCGTTTAGTTTTGCTTTTGCTGTAGGCTTTTTCTTTGGATTTTATCCAGCTCGCAAAGCAGCCAACTTAAATCCGATTGACGCTTTAAGATATGAATAG
- a CDS encoding cyclic 2,3-diphosphoglycerate synthase encodes MGAAGRDFHNFNVFFRDNDNYEVVAFTAAQIPNIDNRVYPAKLAGKLYPDGIPIYPEAQLPDLIRKYRVDIVVFSYSDVSHGYVMDKASEAMAYGADYWLLGPRSTQLKAKKPVIAVCAVRTGAGKSQTTRRVTEILKELSKKACVVRHPMPYGDLLEQEVQRFEKLEDLDRYKCTIEEREEYEKHIIRGNTVFAGVDYGKILLEAEKDFDVIVWDGGNNDFPFYRPNLLITVVDPLRAGHEISYYPGSILFRAAQVIVINKMDSATPEQIKIIQENLQKFNPKAKVVEAHSLLTVSDPDLIRGKRVLVVEDGPTLTHGEMGYGAGAVAAQRYGAGEIIEPMPFATGSILDAYEKYPHLKKCLPALGYSAVQIRELEETINNTPADLVITATPINLSLILKVNKPIVNVDYSLKEISRPDLKDIITSFLNERTTKPESD; translated from the coding sequence ATGGGTGCCGCTGGCCGCGATTTTCATAATTTTAATGTATTTTTCCGGGATAACGATAACTACGAGGTAGTGGCATTTACCGCGGCACAAATTCCAAATATTGATAATCGGGTCTATCCCGCAAAATTGGCCGGCAAACTTTATCCCGATGGTATTCCGATTTATCCTGAAGCTCAACTTCCAGACCTAATTCGAAAGTATCGCGTCGACATTGTCGTTTTTTCTTATTCTGATGTTTCGCACGGCTATGTGATGGATAAGGCTAGTGAAGCGATGGCTTACGGCGCTGACTACTGGCTTTTAGGACCACGCTCCACGCAGTTAAAAGCCAAAAAGCCCGTAATTGCTGTTTGTGCAGTGCGAACTGGTGCCGGTAAAAGCCAAACCACACGACGCGTTACAGAAATTCTTAAGGAACTTAGCAAAAAAGCTTGTGTGGTTCGCCATCCAATGCCCTACGGCGACCTTTTAGAACAAGAAGTCCAGCGTTTTGAAAAGTTAGAAGACCTGGACCGTTATAAATGCACGATCGAAGAACGGGAGGAATATGAAAAGCATATTATTCGAGGTAATACTGTCTTTGCCGGCGTCGATTATGGAAAAATTCTCCTTGAGGCTGAAAAGGACTTTGATGTGATCGTCTGGGATGGTGGTAATAACGATTTTCCGTTTTATCGACCCAATTTGCTGATAACTGTCGTCGATCCTCTACGCGCTGGCCACGAGATCAGTTATTATCCGGGTAGTATTCTCTTTAGAGCAGCACAGGTAATTGTTATCAATAAGATGGATTCTGCAACACCTGAGCAGATAAAAATCATTCAGGAGAATTTACAAAAATTTAATCCTAAGGCTAAAGTTGTCGAAGCCCACTCGTTACTTACGGTGTCCGATCCCGATCTTATTCGCGGTAAACGAGTTTTAGTAGTTGAAGATGGTCCGACCCTCACACACGGTGAGATGGGATATGGGGCCGGTGCCGTTGCTGCCCAACGGTATGGTGCCGGAGAAATTATCGAACCAATGCCCTTTGCCACAGGCTCAATCTTAGATGCCTATGAAAAATACCCACATCTTAAAAAATGCTTACCGGCACTTGGATATAGCGCAGTGCAAATTCGAGAACTGGAGGAAACCATTAATAACACCCCGGCCGATTTAGTAATTACTGCGACGCCCATAAATCTTTCGCTAATTTTGAAGGTTAATAAACCAATTGTTAATGTTGACTATAGTCTTAAGGAAATTTCCCGGCCGGATCTAAAAGATATTATTACGAGTTTCCTTAACGAACGAACTACAAAACCGGAAAGTGATTAG
- the pruA gene encoding L-glutamate gamma-semialdehyde dehydrogenase, giving the protein MIKDFTNEPLTDFTKEENIKKMKEALAKVRSEFGREYDLIIDGQYIKANDKFKSYNPAKKDEVLGVFQKAQEKEAELAINAALKRFEDWRFFSTKERAMILLRAANIMRKRRFELNATMVYEVGKNWLEADADTAEAIDFLEFYAREAIRYAQDQPLTAYPGEFNELKYIPLGVGIIIPPWNFPLAILCGMTSAAVVTGNTVVLKPASDSPLIAYKFMEVMMEAGIPDGVINYLTGPGSIAGNYLVSHPKTRFIAFTGSKQVGLEIVENASKTQPGQIWIKRVIAEMGGKDFIIIDNEADLVDALPGVIASAFGFQGQKCSACSRLILHRDIYDKFIKMLTDAAATIKVGPPEYQENFLGPVINANAYNSIMSYIELGKKEGKLVLGGKESALAKEGYFIEPTIFTDVAPDARIAQEEIFGPVLAVIKAESFEEAIRIANHTEYGLTGSVYSRNRKKIAQAKRLLHCGNLYINRKCTGALVGVHPFGGFNMSGTDSKAGGRDYLALFLQAKSISERL; this is encoded by the coding sequence ATGATTAAAGATTTTACCAATGAACCATTAACCGATTTTACCAAAGAAGAAAACATCAAAAAGATGAAAGAAGCATTGGCCAAGGTTCGAAGCGAATTCGGTCGAGAGTACGACTTAATCATTGACGGTCAATATATTAAAGCAAATGACAAGTTCAAATCGTATAATCCGGCCAAAAAGGACGAGGTTTTGGGGGTCTTTCAGAAGGCTCAAGAAAAAGAGGCTGAGCTAGCCATAAATGCCGCGCTGAAGCGGTTTGAGGACTGGCGATTTTTCAGCACCAAAGAACGGGCGATGATTCTTCTGCGTGCGGCCAATATTATGCGCAAACGACGTTTTGAACTTAACGCTACGATGGTATATGAAGTCGGTAAAAACTGGTTAGAGGCGGATGCTGACACCGCAGAAGCGATCGACTTTTTAGAGTTTTACGCCCGGGAGGCAATTCGGTATGCGCAAGATCAACCCTTAACCGCGTATCCCGGAGAGTTTAACGAACTTAAATATATTCCATTAGGAGTCGGAATTATAATCCCACCGTGGAACTTCCCCTTGGCAATCCTTTGTGGCATGACCTCAGCTGCGGTTGTGACCGGTAATACTGTGGTATTAAAGCCGGCTTCGGATTCACCATTAATCGCATATAAGTTTATGGAAGTAATGATGGAAGCCGGAATACCTGACGGGGTAATTAACTATCTGACCGGACCGGGTTCCATTGCTGGAAACTATTTAGTAAGCCATCCGAAAACCCGTTTTATCGCCTTTACTGGCTCAAAACAGGTTGGTTTAGAGATTGTGGAAAATGCTAGTAAAACCCAGCCCGGCCAGATCTGGATCAAACGGGTGATTGCCGAAATGGGCGGTAAAGACTTTATAATCATTGATAACGAAGCGGACTTAGTTGATGCCTTGCCTGGCGTAATTGCCTCAGCCTTTGGCTTTCAGGGGCAGAAATGCTCGGCGTGCTCCCGGCTTATTCTGCATCGGGATATCTACGATAAATTTATTAAAATGCTAACTGATGCGGCAGCAACAATTAAAGTTGGACCACCCGAATATCAGGAGAATTTTCTAGGACCGGTAATTAATGCCAATGCCTATAATTCTATTATGAGCTATATTGAGTTGGGTAAAAAAGAAGGTAAACTGGTATTAGGGGGCAAAGAATCAGCTTTAGCCAAGGAAGGATATTTCATTGAACCAACGATTTTTACCGATGTCGCACCTGATGCCCGTATTGCCCAAGAAGAAATTTTTGGACCAGTTTTAGCTGTAATTAAAGCAGAATCCTTTGAGGAAGCAATTCGAATTGCTAATCATACTGAATATGGCCTGACCGGGTCGGTCTACTCGCGCAACCGAAAGAAAATCGCCCAGGCCAAACGCTTACTTCATTGTGGTAATCTCTATATAAATCGTAAATGTACTGGGGCATTAGTCGGTGTTCACCCCTTCGGTGGTTTTAATATGTCGGGCACAGATTCTAAGGCTGGTGGCCGCGATTATTTAGCTCTCTTCCTTCAAGCCAAGTCAATATCAGAACGGTTGTAA